A region of Bradyrhizobium sp. SZCCHNS1050 DNA encodes the following proteins:
- a CDS encoding SDR family NAD(P)-dependent oxidoreductase yields the protein MHQHRQLSRSVKGLTVLITGAASGMGRATARVFADEGARVAVTDVDEDAARAVAADIEASGGTARAWRLDLVDRNAIAAVVGDAATHFGGLDVIVNNAGISVHVAIDDEAYDEAWARGLAIMLTAQQRVIRAALPHLRRSNSPRIVNIASTEALGATARHSAYSAAKAGVTGLTRSLAVELGRDRITVNCICPGPITTAMTARIPDEQKAVYARRRTALGRYGDPEEVAHMTLSLCLPAASFLTGAVIPVDGGLMARNA from the coding sequence ATGCACCAGCACAGGCAACTCAGCCGCTCGGTCAAGGGATTGACCGTCCTGATCACCGGCGCAGCGTCGGGGATGGGGCGCGCGACCGCGCGCGTGTTCGCCGATGAAGGCGCCAGGGTCGCAGTCACCGATGTCGATGAGGACGCGGCCCGCGCGGTGGCGGCAGACATCGAGGCCAGCGGCGGAACGGCGCGCGCCTGGCGGCTCGACCTCGTCGACCGCAACGCCATCGCGGCCGTCGTCGGCGATGCTGCGACGCATTTCGGGGGGCTCGACGTCATCGTCAACAATGCCGGCATCTCGGTGCATGTCGCGATCGACGACGAAGCCTACGACGAGGCCTGGGCAAGAGGGCTTGCCATCATGCTGACGGCGCAGCAGCGCGTCATCCGTGCCGCGCTGCCGCATCTGCGCCGCTCTAACAGCCCGCGCATCGTCAACATCGCTTCGACCGAGGCGCTCGGCGCAACCGCGCGGCACAGCGCCTATTCGGCTGCAAAGGCCGGGGTGACCGGATTGACGCGCTCGCTCGCGGTCGAGCTCGGCCGCGATCGCATCACCGTCAACTGCATCTGTCCGGGCCCGATCACCACGGCGATGACCGCGCGCATTCCCGACGAGCAGAAGGCGGTCTACGCGCGGCGCCGCACCGCGCTTGGCCGCTATGGCGATCCCGAAGAAGTCGCGCACATGACCTTGAGCCTGTGCCTGCCGGCCGCCTCGTTCCTCACCGGAGCGGTGATCCCGGTGGACGGCGGGCTGATGGCCCGCAATGCATGA